Proteins co-encoded in one Zymomonas mobilis subsp. mobilis ATCC 10988 genomic window:
- a CDS encoding F0F1 ATP synthase subunit C — MDVEAARVLGKLVGGGVAAVGAGVASVGVGSVFAGFLESALRNPAAADGQQGRLFIGFAAAELLGLLSFVISILLIFVA; from the coding sequence ATGGACGTTGAAGCTGCAAGAGTGCTCGGTAAGTTAGTCGGTGGTGGTGTTGCTGCTGTTGGTGCCGGTGTTGCTTCCGTTGGCGTTGGTAGCGTTTTCGCTGGCTTCCTTGAAAGCGCACTGCGTAATCCGGCTGCGGCCGATGGCCAGCAGGGCCGTTTGTTCATCGGTTTCGCCGCTGCTGAACTTTTGGGTCTTCTGTCATTCGTTATCTCGATTCTGCTGATCTTCGTTGCCTGA
- a CDS encoding trans-sulfuration enzyme family protein: MKRHTGLDRNITRKWRPATQAIRGGLVRSEFGETSEALFLTSGYSYERAEDAAERFAGEQEGMIYSRMQSPTVMMLEEKLALIEGAETSRTMSTGMAAMTSVLLSALSAGDHFVIGRVAFGSCRWLSDSLLPRFGITATVVDGADVQQWKDAIQPNTKLFFFETPTNPTLELVDIEAVCNIAKEAGILTVVDNAFCTPVIQKPMDFGVDVVAYSATKMMDGQGRVLAGSVAGSNKFVNETLLPFIRNTGPNLSPFNAWVVMKGLETLELRSIRQSENAQILAEFLEKRIPRVSYPGLKSHPQYALAKKQMKTGGTVLALFLGKDRQQALSLLNNLELIDISNNLGDTRSLMTHPCSTTHSGVAEKERLAMGITEDMLRFSVGLEDVEDLKEDLDQALRKIGL, from the coding sequence ATGAAACGGCATACCGGACTTGACCGGAATATAACCCGTAAATGGCGTCCGGCAACGCAAGCGATCAGAGGCGGTCTTGTTCGTTCGGAGTTTGGGGAAACGAGCGAAGCTCTTTTCCTGACTTCCGGCTATTCCTACGAACGGGCGGAAGACGCAGCAGAACGTTTCGCAGGCGAGCAAGAGGGTATGATTTACTCTCGTATGCAAAGCCCAACGGTCATGATGCTGGAAGAAAAGCTGGCCTTAATAGAAGGTGCAGAAACTTCTCGCACGATGTCTACTGGCATGGCTGCAATGACTTCAGTTCTGTTGTCAGCGCTTTCAGCCGGTGATCATTTTGTCATCGGACGAGTGGCTTTTGGATCATGCCGCTGGCTTTCAGATTCGTTGCTCCCTCGTTTCGGGATTACAGCGACGGTTGTCGATGGCGCTGATGTCCAGCAATGGAAAGACGCGATCCAGCCCAACACCAAGCTGTTCTTCTTTGAAACGCCGACCAATCCTACTCTGGAACTGGTGGATATCGAAGCCGTCTGTAATATTGCTAAAGAAGCAGGTATCCTGACGGTTGTCGACAATGCCTTTTGTACGCCTGTTATCCAAAAGCCGATGGATTTCGGGGTAGACGTTGTTGCCTATTCAGCCACCAAGATGATGGATGGTCAGGGTCGTGTTCTGGCAGGTTCTGTTGCCGGTAGTAACAAATTTGTCAACGAGACATTGCTGCCTTTCATTCGCAACACTGGCCCCAACTTATCCCCATTCAATGCATGGGTTGTGATGAAAGGACTGGAAACGCTTGAATTGCGCAGCATTCGCCAAAGCGAAAATGCACAAATTCTGGCAGAATTTCTTGAAAAACGGATTCCTCGTGTTTCCTATCCGGGTCTGAAATCACATCCGCAATATGCGCTTGCGAAGAAGCAGATGAAGACCGGCGGAACCGTTCTTGCGTTGTTCTTGGGTAAAGATCGCCAACAGGCACTATCCTTACTCAACAATTTGGAACTGATTGATATCTCTAATAATCTTGGCGATACACGTTCTTTAATGACGCATCCTTGTTCAACAACCCACAGCGGCGTTGCTGAAAAAGAGCGTTTGGCTATGGGTATCACCGAGGATATGTTACGCTTTAGTGTAGGCCTCGAAGATGTCGAAGATCTCAAGGAAGATCTCGATCAGGCGCTTCGGAAAATCGGCTTATAA
- the uvrC gene encoding excinuclease ABC subunit UvrC, which produces MISKIVLKSFFKTRWMRHDLNNESQETDRFSEKQTLDVFKGTDHPDLEKGVAAIGNVLKTLPLRPGVYRMYDSKGNILYVGKARALRNRVANYTQISGLSRRIQRMVSQTRSMTIVTTVTESEALLLEAQLIKRYRPPYNILLRDDKSFPYILLKEDGTFPQFPSLQRHRGVKRAKGKYYGPFASADSVTLTLNSLQKLFLLRSCSDSFFRNRKRPCLLYQIKRCSAPCVGRISEDDYRDLAVDTRDFLSGKSTHVQKKLVTAMEQASNDLNYELAAVYRDRLKALAFIQSHQSINSGNLRNADIFGIECRAGLACIQVFFIRNRQNWGHHAYYLNHIDEQPLEDVMQSFLGQFYEDKIAPKDILTNYLPSDKNVLEDALSSQRDYRVRFYQPQRGDLKKLVDQAVRNAKEAIDRRLAEASTQKQLLKEMVNLFHLDKIPDRIEVYDNSHIMGSNMVGGMIVAGPEGFRRNSYRKFNIKSPSINPGDDFEMMREVLTRRFSRLERSDPDHSSSEWPDLLLIDGGKGQVHAVKDILAKQGISDIAIVGISKGPDRNAGREHFHLVDGSEYALPPNSGLLFYLQRLRDEAHRFAIGTHRAKRAKNLTSSPLDEVPGIGPSRKKALLLHFGTARDVKNASLSELEKVNGISSAIARQIYDFFHRSPA; this is translated from the coding sequence ATGATTTCAAAGATCGTTCTAAAAAGCTTTTTTAAAACAAGATGGATGAGGCACGATCTGAATAACGAATCCCAAGAAACAGATCGTTTCAGCGAAAAACAAACTTTGGACGTTTTTAAAGGAACCGATCATCCAGACCTTGAAAAAGGCGTTGCGGCAATCGGCAATGTTTTAAAGACATTACCACTACGCCCCGGGGTTTATCGGATGTATGACAGTAAGGGAAACATCCTTTATGTCGGGAAAGCGCGTGCCTTAAGAAATCGCGTTGCTAATTACACCCAGATATCAGGGTTATCGCGTCGTATTCAGCGCATGGTTTCGCAAACGCGCAGCATGACGATTGTAACAACGGTAACCGAATCCGAAGCCTTGTTATTAGAAGCGCAGCTTATCAAGCGTTATCGGCCACCTTATAATATTCTATTACGAGACGATAAAAGTTTTCCCTATATTTTATTAAAAGAGGATGGCACTTTCCCGCAATTCCCTTCGCTTCAAAGGCATCGTGGCGTAAAGCGTGCCAAGGGGAAATATTATGGCCCGTTTGCAAGTGCGGATTCGGTTACCTTGACTCTGAATAGCTTGCAAAAGCTATTCTTATTGAGATCCTGCTCTGATAGCTTCTTCCGCAATCGTAAGCGCCCTTGCTTGCTGTATCAGATAAAAAGATGTTCAGCGCCTTGTGTCGGTCGGATTTCTGAAGATGATTACCGTGATCTTGCTGTAGATACGCGTGATTTTCTGTCTGGGAAGTCGACTCATGTCCAGAAAAAGCTGGTAACAGCTATGGAGCAGGCTTCAAATGATTTGAATTATGAGCTGGCAGCGGTTTATCGAGATCGTTTAAAGGCTTTAGCCTTTATTCAAAGCCACCAGTCGATTAACAGCGGCAATTTAAGAAATGCAGATATATTCGGCATAGAATGTCGAGCAGGGCTCGCTTGTATCCAGGTGTTCTTTATTCGTAATCGACAGAATTGGGGACATCATGCCTATTACTTAAATCATATTGATGAACAGCCTTTAGAAGATGTCATGCAAAGTTTTTTAGGGCAATTTTATGAGGATAAAATTGCGCCGAAAGATATTCTGACCAATTATCTCCCTAGTGATAAAAATGTCTTAGAAGACGCTTTGTCATCGCAACGCGACTATCGAGTGAGATTTTACCAGCCACAAAGAGGGGACTTGAAAAAGCTGGTAGATCAGGCTGTACGGAATGCGAAAGAAGCTATTGATCGACGTTTAGCCGAAGCGTCTACTCAGAAACAGTTATTAAAGGAAATGGTCAACCTATTCCATTTGGATAAAATCCCAGACAGAATCGAGGTGTATGACAATAGCCATATAATGGGCAGCAATATGGTTGGTGGCATGATTGTCGCTGGCCCTGAAGGTTTTCGTCGTAATAGCTATCGTAAATTCAATATCAAATCACCTAGCATCAACCCAGGTGATGATTTTGAAATGATGCGAGAAGTTTTGACGCGTCGCTTTTCGCGGTTGGAGCGAAGTGACCCAGATCATTCAAGCAGCGAATGGCCGGATCTTCTATTGATTGATGGAGGAAAAGGACAAGTCCATGCTGTAAAAGACATTCTGGCTAAACAAGGCATTTCAGACATTGCTATTGTCGGTATTTCAAAAGGCCCCGATCGTAATGCGGGACGGGAGCATTTCCATTTAGTTGATGGCAGTGAATATGCTTTACCGCCAAATAGTGGGTTGCTTTTCTACCTTCAAAGATTGCGAGACGAGGCGCATCGTTTTGCTATTGGAACCCATCGCGCCAAAAGAGCCAAAAATCTGACCTCTAGTCCTTTAGATGAGGTGCCGGGTATTGGCCCAAGTCGGAAGAAGGCTTTGCTATTACATTTCGGAACAGCACGTGATGTGAAAAATGCATCGCTTTCTGAACTAGAGAAAGTAAATGGGATTTCCTCGGCAATAGCTCGACAAATTTACGACTTTTTTCATCGTAGTCCCGCGTAA
- a CDS encoding LysR family transcriptional regulator: MKRTHLPFNGLRVMDAAARHLSFTRAADELAVTPAAVGQQIRALEDTLGVVLFRRNAKGLELTPEALAGLDALREGFLKFEEAVQRMQAGQSSKRLTIAAPRDFTESWLLSKLAQYHQQNRDIQFTLLAIENDLDFTQANLDVAINYTDDPGNHEAITLSDGLMVTVGLPDSPEVFIGWPNAEYEADIPIILHVAHAGLAITAALNGLGRCRVPLILAKKLIENKELQQFGSITESEMQYWLMAPLPQWRQKKVKALTAAITADLESEV, translated from the coding sequence ATGAAGCGGACACATCTACCCTTTAATGGTTTACGGGTTATGGATGCGGCAGCCCGCCACTTATCTTTTACCCGCGCAGCTGATGAATTGGCTGTAACACCGGCCGCAGTCGGGCAGCAAATTCGGGCATTAGAAGATACTCTGGGTGTTGTTCTTTTTCGGCGTAATGCGAAAGGGCTAGAACTCACTCCCGAAGCATTGGCTGGACTAGATGCATTAAGAGAAGGCTTCTTAAAATTCGAAGAAGCCGTGCAACGAATGCAGGCAGGGCAATCCTCGAAAAGGCTGACTATTGCTGCACCACGCGATTTTACTGAATCATGGCTTTTGTCAAAATTAGCTCAATATCATCAGCAAAATCGTGATATCCAATTCACACTTTTAGCAATTGAGAATGATCTGGACTTTACACAGGCTAATTTGGATGTTGCTATAAATTATACCGATGATCCGGGTAATCATGAAGCCATTACCCTTAGTGATGGCCTGATGGTGACCGTTGGCCTGCCCGATTCTCCAGAGGTCTTTATCGGTTGGCCAAATGCCGAGTATGAAGCAGATATACCCATCATTTTACATGTTGCTCACGCAGGCCTTGCCATCACCGCTGCCTTAAATGGATTGGGGCGCTGTCGAGTGCCGCTTATTTTAGCCAAGAAGCTAATCGAAAATAAAGAATTGCAACAATTTGGGTCTATTACCGAAAGCGAAATGCAATATTGGCTTATGGCACCTTTACCCCAATGGCGGCAAAAAAAGGTCAAAGCCTTGACCGCTGCCATTACCGCTGATTTAGAAAGTGAAGTATAA
- the recO gene encoding DNA repair protein RecO — protein sequence MISEPALLLTSRFHSENGAIIRLLTEQGLLTGYIQGAHSRYRRPLLFVGNYVQASWRDKVGRSLPSINIELRHSRGLIMEHPLAALFLSWICPFTASVLPEGQPEPYLFQNLKRLLAIIEKTDEPVLWMTELVRFELLLLSELGYGLHLSRCIITGQEACLDWVSPKHHAAVSRQAAQGHEKKLLVLPDFLKAPFSVSCLDLPDQESLQQGLKLSGFFLRFHFEAAYYHRFFWVRQRLIKNFMMACEQASFS from the coding sequence ATGATCTCTGAGCCTGCCTTACTTTTAACGAGCCGCTTCCACAGCGAAAATGGCGCTATTATCAGACTGTTGACTGAACAAGGTCTTCTGACAGGATATATACAAGGCGCACATTCTCGTTACCGTCGCCCTTTGTTGTTTGTGGGTAATTATGTTCAGGCAAGTTGGCGTGATAAAGTCGGACGTTCTTTGCCTTCTATCAATATAGAATTACGGCATAGCCGAGGGCTTATAATGGAGCACCCCTTAGCGGCTCTTTTTTTAAGCTGGATATGTCCATTTACCGCCTCCGTCCTGCCAGAAGGTCAACCAGAACCTTATCTGTTCCAAAATCTGAAAAGGTTATTGGCTATTATAGAAAAAACGGATGAGCCTGTCTTATGGATGACTGAGCTGGTTCGTTTTGAATTATTGCTATTATCAGAATTGGGATATGGTCTACATTTATCCCGTTGCATCATAACCGGACAAGAAGCCTGTCTGGACTGGGTAAGTCCAAAACATCATGCGGCAGTCAGTCGACAGGCTGCCCAAGGTCATGAGAAAAAATTATTAGTTCTACCGGACTTTTTAAAAGCACCTTTTTCTGTGTCTTGTCTTGATTTACCTGACCAAGAATCCTTGCAACAAGGACTGAAATTAAGTGGTTTCTTTTTACGCTTTCATTTTGAAGCGGCTTATTATCATCGTTTTTTTTGGGTAAGGCAGCGGCTGATTAAAAATTTTATGATGGCTTGTGAACAAGCCTCTTTCTCATGA
- a CDS encoding F0F1 ATP synthase subunit A, giving the protein MAATNNVDPMHQFTVEPLHGLHIGKYDISFTNSALWMVIAMAALAIFMAGGRRKALIPGRWQMAVEVMTRFVNDMVSTNIGPKGRPFTPLIFTLFMFILFANLLGLVPLFGFLPGAEPFTSTSHVTVTATLAAIAFGTVLVVGFTRHGLGFFKLFVPHGTPMALIWLIPGIEAFSFILRPFSLALRLFVAMTAGHVLLEVLANFIVNPPVQSASPAFLAGYYTLVGIPTFLLMIGISALEFLVCAIQAYVFALLTSLYLNDAINLH; this is encoded by the coding sequence ATGGCTGCTACTAATAATGTAGACCCCATGCATCAGTTTACCGTGGAGCCTTTACATGGGCTTCATATCGGAAAATATGATATTTCCTTCACCAACTCCGCTCTCTGGATGGTGATTGCAATGGCCGCTCTTGCTATTTTTATGGCAGGTGGTCGGAGGAAGGCGTTGATTCCCGGTCGCTGGCAGATGGCCGTGGAAGTCATGACTCGCTTTGTTAACGATATGGTCAGCACAAACATCGGCCCCAAAGGTCGTCCGTTTACCCCGCTGATCTTCACCCTTTTTATGTTCATCCTTTTTGCCAATTTGCTTGGATTGGTTCCGTTATTCGGTTTCTTGCCGGGTGCAGAACCTTTCACGTCAACCAGTCATGTTACCGTTACGGCAACACTGGCGGCGATTGCATTTGGTACCGTGCTTGTTGTGGGTTTCACGCGTCATGGACTCGGCTTTTTCAAGCTGTTTGTGCCGCATGGTACCCCCATGGCACTTATTTGGCTGATCCCCGGGATTGAAGCCTTTTCTTTCATTTTGCGGCCTTTCAGTCTTGCGCTTCGTCTTTTCGTCGCCATGACCGCTGGGCATGTCCTTTTGGAAGTTTTGGCTAACTTTATTGTTAACCCGCCGGTTCAATCTGCCTCGCCTGCTTTTCTAGCAGGTTATTATACCCTAGTGGGTATCCCGACCTTTCTTTTAATGATTGGTATTTCTGCGCTTGAATTTTTGGTTTGCGCCATTCAAGCCTATGTTTTCGCCTTGCTTACGTCGCTCTATTTGAACGACGCGATCAATCTTCACTGA
- a CDS encoding YdbL family protein translates to MTNVKMKWPKAIVRAALVMGLSLAVPSFAQGGDDILQSAIANGVIGEKIDGYMGFAQTPPPPVKTAVDALNIRRRAAYTAEAAKRGVTVEEWAVAVGCKTLASRVQDGQFYALTDGKWQKKNGPIALPSTCG, encoded by the coding sequence ATGACCAACGTAAAAATGAAATGGCCCAAAGCTATTGTCCGTGCGGCTCTTGTTATGGGGCTATCCTTAGCCGTGCCTTCTTTTGCTCAAGGCGGTGATGATATTTTACAATCAGCCATAGCTAACGGCGTGATTGGTGAAAAGATTGATGGCTATATGGGCTTTGCCCAAACACCACCGCCGCCGGTCAAAACAGCTGTTGATGCTTTGAATATTAGAAGACGTGCTGCCTATACCGCAGAAGCCGCTAAACGTGGGGTTACTGTCGAAGAATGGGCTGTCGCTGTCGGATGTAAAACATTGGCCAGTCGCGTCCAAGATGGTCAATTTTATGCTTTGACCGATGGGAAGTGGCAGAAAAAAAATGGCCCGATCGCATTACCTTCAACCTGCGGTTAA
- a CDS encoding AtpZ/AtpI family protein: MMSNDSNKGLGPQDPRMAELEAMLATSRSDSESRLAKANKPAVKGFAQGNRVLTEMIAGPAGGGLIGWLFDRLIGTKPIFLIIFLLLGVCIAFRNVVRISREHPE; the protein is encoded by the coding sequence ATGATGAGTAACGATTCTAATAAAGGGCTGGGACCACAAGACCCTAGAATGGCAGAATTAGAGGCCATGCTTGCGACGAGCAGAAGCGATTCTGAAAGTCGTCTGGCAAAAGCCAATAAGCCTGCGGTTAAAGGTTTTGCTCAAGGAAACAGAGTGTTGACTGAGATGATTGCGGGCCCGGCTGGTGGCGGACTTATCGGGTGGTTGTTCGATCGCCTGATTGGAACTAAACCAATATTTCTGATCATATTTCTTCTATTAGGGGTCTGTATTGCGTTTAGAAATGTGGTACGGATTTCTCGTGAACATCCAGAGTAA
- a CDS encoding ATPase translates to MANTTQTSAPASPATSEAMPQTAPAAPKVTATTEAPGGVQPEAHESTFLGLSGPAWVSASIIVFLLVLVWKKVPSIITSGLDKQIDEIRTRLGDAERLRKEAEALKAEYDEKTRQATSEAEAIIERAKEDASSIIADAKIQSQQLVERRQKMATEQIAAAEQEAVAEIRQTAAKLALQAATQIIQKQNDASHDKVLIDQTIDSLKQQGTRLN, encoded by the coding sequence ATGGCTAATACAACTCAGACTTCAGCGCCAGCTTCTCCGGCGACGTCTGAAGCGATGCCTCAGACCGCGCCTGCGGCGCCGAAGGTAACGGCGACAACCGAGGCACCGGGAGGTGTTCAACCGGAAGCCCACGAGTCGACTTTTCTTGGATTAAGTGGCCCGGCTTGGGTTTCTGCCTCCATTATTGTCTTTTTACTCGTTCTGGTCTGGAAAAAAGTTCCGTCTATTATTACGTCGGGGCTGGATAAACAGATTGATGAGATTCGTACCCGCCTTGGTGATGCTGAACGCTTGCGCAAGGAAGCTGAAGCCCTGAAGGCCGAGTATGATGAAAAAACGCGTCAGGCTACAAGTGAAGCTGAAGCGATCATCGAACGGGCCAAAGAAGATGCAAGCAGCATCATTGCTGATGCCAAGATTCAATCCCAGCAATTAGTAGAACGTCGTCAGAAAATGGCGACCGAACAGATTGCGGCTGCTGAGCAGGAAGCTGTTGCTGAAATTCGGCAAACTGCTGCCAAATTAGCGCTTCAGGCGGCGACCCAGATTATTCAAAAACAGAATGATGCGTCGCATGATAAGGTTTTGATAGATCAGACAATCGATTCTTTGAAGCAGCAAGGCACACGCCTTAACTGA
- a CDS encoding YnbE family lipoprotein — MRQKTGVIEKSLLFASLLMVGGCISVKAPDKPIEINLNVNVRQEVVVHLQKDAGDFIQNNPELFPQ; from the coding sequence ATGAGGCAGAAGACCGGAGTAATAGAGAAGAGCCTTCTTTTCGCCAGCTTGCTGATGGTAGGGGGCTGTATCTCGGTTAAGGCACCTGACAAACCGATTGAGATAAATCTTAATGTCAATGTCCGGCAGGAGGTTGTCGTTCATCTTCAAAAAGATGCTGGCGACTTTATTCAAAATAATCCGGAGTTATTCCCACAATGA
- a CDS encoding ATPase, producing the protein MPQIAQLASTYASQVFWMLVVFGIIYFGIAKTMLVKVESTMDSRDSKISDDLAAAEAAHKAAKEADEACQSRLAKVRSEAQARLQAAKEQASKDASQQNAAANADYDHRIDSARMRIADEKSKVMADLENIASDIAHDIVKQITGRSVPKEQITKAVAQVISADMV; encoded by the coding sequence ATGCCTCAGATAGCCCAGCTTGCCTCTACTTACGCTTCCCAGGTTTTCTGGATGCTTGTGGTATTTGGTATTATCTATTTTGGTATTGCCAAGACCATGCTCGTGAAAGTCGAATCCACGATGGATTCCCGCGATAGCAAAATCTCTGATGATCTTGCTGCTGCGGAAGCTGCCCACAAAGCAGCGAAAGAAGCGGATGAGGCATGCCAGTCGCGTCTTGCCAAGGTGCGTTCCGAAGCACAGGCCCGTTTGCAGGCTGCTAAAGAACAAGCCTCGAAGGATGCGTCCCAACAAAATGCTGCGGCCAATGCCGATTATGACCATCGGATCGATTCTGCCAGAATGCGGATCGCTGATGAGAAATCGAAGGTAATGGCCGATCTTGAGAATATCGCGAGTGATATTGCTCACGATATTGTCAAGCAGATCACTGGCCGTTCTGTTCCAAAAGAACAGATTACCAAAGCTGTAGCACAAGTTATTTCTGCTGATATGGTCTGA